The following are encoded together in the Penicillium digitatum chromosome 3, complete sequence genome:
- a CDS encoding dynamin yields the protein MIVGELIQHTDGPPRANQSVSIHVRTNFPTQTEEDRAIIRKLIEDYMTDKRTIILAVMDARNNLANQEV from the exons AGCTAATCCA GCACAccgatgggccaccgagagccaaccAATCAGTCAGCATTCACGTGCG GACCAACTTCCCGACTCAAACCGAAGAGGACCGTGCCATTATCCGGAAATTAATCGAGGATTATATGACTGACAAGCGTACCATCATCCT CGCAGTTATGGATGCACGTAATAATCTTGCCAACCAGGAAGTGTAA
- a CDS encoding Interferon-induced GTP-binding protein MxA gives MARAADPAGKRIVGIVTKCDALQARDEAGVLRIAKNEVERLTHGWFALSLDTQKELEILGPSRQTPAEQISVDLEAQSPLKLRMHLRQHADDFATSMATGGHAKVFRTIQDENDPEFSRPAGDLENIYDWIRRYYLESRGSELPGTVNPVVLQNMFRQQSMHSLNQQVFAKIITDNDVREKIEGVLSQPGEETYRQAHDQLLMIVNDERGGILQTVNHYFADTLSSIRQERVIARLEGLGLQDGFGFDMKIHTTSRGGRPSEMFSPDLVGGFDDDMLTDLAGENFSTASRRNDLVSMAARLREALDIAKRAVL, from the exons ATGGCACGTGCCGCTGACCCAGCAGGTAAACGTATTGTTGGAATTGTCACCAAATGTGATGCGCTGCAGGCAAGAGATGAAGCTGGT GTTTTGCGCATCGCTAAAAATGAGGTTGAGCGTCTCACTCACGGATGGTTCGCT CTTTCTCTGGACACGCAAAAAGAGCTGGAGATTCTCGGACCTTCTCGCCAAACCCCTGCCGAACAGATAAG TGTCGACTTGGAAGCACAAAGCCCGCTCAAGCTTCGTATGCACCTGCGGCAGCATGCAGATGATTTTGCTACATCAATGGCTACAGGGGGTCATGCCAAAGTTTTTCGTACAATTCAAGATGAAAACGATCCGGAATTCAGCAGACCAGCAGGTGACTTGGAAAATATTTACGACTGGATACGACGTTACTACCTTGAATCGCGCGGCTCTGAACTACCTGGCACTGTCAACCCTGTTGTGCTCCAGAATATGTTTCGACAACAATCCA TGCACTCCTTAAACCAACAGGTTTTTGCAAAAATCATCACCGACAACGATGTGCGAGAGAAAATAGAAGGGGTTCTATCTCAACCCGGAGAGGAGACATACCGCCAAGCTCACGACCAGCTGCTGATGATAGTGAATGACGAACGAGGAGGAATCCTTCAGACCGTGAACCACTATTTCGCTGACACTTTATCCTCGATCCGCCAGGAAAGAGTCATAGCCAGACTTGAAGGTCTCGGGCTCCAAGACGGCTTTGGTTTCGATATGAAAATA CATACTACAAG TAGGGGAGGAAGGCCCAGTGAAATGTTTTCACCAGATCTCGTCGGCGGCTTTGATGATGATATGCTGACGGATCTTGCGGGAGAGAACTTCTCCACAGCAAGCCGGCGAAACGACTTGGTATCCATGGCTGCACGGTTGAGAGAGGCGTTGGACATTGCGAAACGCGCTGTACTATGA
- a CDS encoding Potassium channel tetramerization-type BTB domain: MPDDEGTGQNSPPTQARQITLQVGERRFVTTLQTLVPESNFFASLLSGRWDDARADGSYFLDADPTLFEHILRYLRRRVLPIFYDIGKGHDHALYLALLEEAKYFQIARLQDWLENKQYLHALSVECSIEEDEGTPCRTTLSTDTSVKYYPGWGTKKVQCLKARGDADAVYDEEPVSRWLVVKKRTVFDMQACVAGRFEIDIESKLFSDIEEGSHWCPELGGWYDTDEEVEQNNINENGIRLIEENSS; the protein is encoded by the exons ATGCCCGACGATGAAGGCACGGGCCAAAATTCACCTCCCACCCAAGCCAGGCAGATAACTCTGCAGGTGGGGGAGCGCCGATTTGTCACTACTCTTCAAACACTAGTACCTGAGAGCAACTTCTTTGCCTCCCTGTTGTCCGGACGGTGGGACGATGCCCGTGCCGACGGTTCCTACTTCCTTGATGCAGATCCGACTCTATTTGAACATATCCTACGTTATCTTCGGCGTAGGGTGCTTCCGATATTTTATGATATCGGCAAAGGACACGACCACGCGCTGTATCTAGCCCTTCTTGAAGAGGCAAAATATTTCCAAATTGCTCGACTCCAAGATTGGCTTGAGAACAAACAGTATCTCCATGCGCTATCTGTAGAGTGTTCTatcgaagaagatgaaggaaCCCCATGTCGTACAACACTGTCCACGGATACAAGCGTGAAGTACTACCCTGGATGGGGAACTAAAAAGGT GCAATGCTTGAAGGCAAGAGGAGATGCCGATGCAGTCTATGACGAGGAACCAGTGTCGAGGTGGCTGGTGGTAAAAAAACGGACAGTCTTTGATATGCAGGCTTGTGTGGCTGGTCG GTTCGAGATTGACATTG AAAGCAAACTCTTCTCTGATATCGAAGAAGGATCACATTGGTGCCCAGAGCTCGGTGGATGGTATGACACTGATGAAGAGGTCGAACAAAATAATATCAACGAAAACGGAATTCGTCTCATTGAGGAGAATAGCTCGTAA